CAGGAACGCGACCGCGGTGGGGAAGACGCCCAGGTAGGCGACGAGCAGCAGCGTCGTCGCGCTGCCGTGCCGCACGGTGTCGACGAGGTCGGGGGTGAAGGGCAGGCACACCACCGCGCCGATGACGCAGGCGAGGAACGTGACCTCCAGTCCGGGCAGGCGGGACAGCAGCGGCTTCTGGGTGACGACGCCGGCGCCGTAGGTCAGCGCCGCCACCACCGCGAGCAGGACCCCGCCGAGGTCGCCGGCGCCGTGGCCGGACTTGGCGAGGCCGATCACCACGACGCCCGCGAACCCCACGACGGCCCCGGCCACGAGCCAGCGGGTGAGCTGCTCGCCGAGGAAGACCGCCGCCAGGAGGGCCACGACGATGGGGCCGATCTGGACCAGCATCGCGGCGGTGCCGGCGTCGATGCGGCGCTCCGCGGCGTTGAGCGTGATGTTGTAGACGCCGAACCACAGCACCCCGCACGTCACGAGCAGCGGCAGGTCTCGCCGGCTCGGCCACGTGCGGGGCCGGGTCAGCATCATGGCGCCGAGGACGACGGACGCCACGAGCAGCCGCCCGAGCGACAGCGCGCCGGGGGAGACCGACGGCCCCAGGTGCCGGATCGCGACGAACGCCGACGCCCACAGCACCAGCACGACCGGGACGGTGAGGAGGCTGAGCGTGCGGGTGCGGTCCGGCGTCGTCACAGGGACGACCGTATGCCGTGTCGTGCGCGGGCACGACGGCGCCGGTGCCAAAGTGCGCCCAATGCCTGCCAGTTCCAGTTCAGCCCCCGGTCAGCCCCCGGTCAGCCGTCCTCCTCGTCCCAGATGCGCACCTTCTTGGGCTTGGCGGGACGGCCCGTGCGACCGGCGCGGGCACCCACGGGCTCGGCCTGCCTGCCGCCGTCGGCACCCGCGCCTCCGTCGCCCGCACCACCGTCACCGGGGGCACCACCGTCACCCGTGCCGGTGACCGGCCCGACCGGCTCCAGCGACTCGAGGTGCTCGCGCCGCGCCCCGAACCACACGAGGACGAAACCGGCGACCATGGCCAGCCACCACTGGAACGCGTACGCCTGGTGCGGACCGAGGTCGGTGTCGGGCGCCTCGAGCGGTGCCGGCCGCGGCGGGGTGCGGCCGTCCGCTGCCTTCTCGCCCTGCACGATGACGTACCCGCCCAGCAGGGGGGTCCCCACCGCCGCGGACGCCTCACGCAGGTTGATGCTGGCGAGCTGGCCCGGCTGCATCTGCCGGCCGAGGGACGGCTCGCCCTGCCGCACCCAGCCGGTGACGGTCAGCCGACCGGTGGGCACGGGGGGCACGTCCGGCGGGGTCTCCGCGGTCCTGCCGTTGGCCACCCACCCACGGTCGAGCAGCACCGTGCCGGCACCGTCGGCCCGGAAAGGCACGACGACCTCGTAGCCGTAGACCGAGTCGTGCGGGCGGTTGCGCACGAGCAGCTGGCTGTCCGCGGCATACGTCCCGGTCATGGTGACGCGGGTCCAGTCGGAGGCCAGCGGCATCGGCGACGCTCCCAGCACCTGCCCGACGGGGCGCGGCGTGGCGCCGTAGTGGGAGTGGATGCGGTCGGCCCGCGCGGACTTCGCCTCGTAGCGGTGCCACTGCCAGCGACCGAGGAAGAACGCCGCCACGGCGAACACCGCGGCCACCGCCAGGGCGCCCAGCCAGCGCCGCGAGGTGAGCGTCCTGAACACTTCTTCACGGTACCCGGCCTAGGCTGGGGGGCATGACCGGCCTCCCCTTCCCGATGGTGCGCGACAGCGCGCGCCCGCCGGACGACCTGCGGGGCCTGCCTGACCGGCACGGACGGGTGGCCCGCGACCTGCGCGTCTCCGTGACCGACCGGTGCAACCTGCGCTGCCGCTACTGCATGCCGGCCGAGGGCCTGCCGTGGCTCGCCAAGCCGGAGATGCTCACGGACGACGAGCTCGTGCGGCTCGTCGGGATCTTCGTGGGACTCGGCGTGCGCCAGGTCCGGCTGACCGGCGGTGAGCCGCTCCTGCGCCGCTCGCTCGTCGACGTGGTCCGTCGCATCGCAGATCTCGACCCCCGGCCCTCGATCGCGATGACCACCAACGGCGTGGGCCTCGACCGGCTCGCCCAGCCCCTCGCCGACGCCGGCCTGGACCGCATCAACGTCAGCCTCGACACCGTCGACCCGCGCGAGTTCGCCGACCTGACCCGGCGCGACCGCCTGCACGACGTCGAGGCCGGGCTCAAGGCGGCCGCCGCTGCCGGCCTCACCCCCGTCAAGGTCAACGCCGTCGCCATGCGCGGCATCAACGACCACTCGGTGGCAGAGCTGCTGCAGTGGTGCCTCGACCGCGGCTACGAGCTGAGGTTCATCGAGCAGATGCCGCTGGACGCCCAGCACGGGTGGGACGCCTCGACGATGATCAGTGCCGACGAGGTGCGCGACCGGCTCGCAGAGCGGTTCACCCTCACGCCCCTGCCCGCGGCGGACCGGGGGAGCGCCCCCGCCGAGAGGTTCCTGGTCGACGGAGGCCCCGAGACGGTGGGCATCATCGCCAGTGTCTCGGCGCCGTTCTGCGCGGCCTGCGACCGCACGCGGCTCACCGCCGACGGCCAGGTGCGCAACTGCCTCTTCTCGCAGAGGGAGACCGACCTGCGGGGCCCGCTGCGCGAGGGGGCGAGCGACGAGGAGATCGCCGGCCTCATCCGCGGCGAGATGTGGCGCAAGGCGCCGGGGCACGGGATCGGCACGGACGCGTTCGTGCAGCCGGCCCGCCCGATGTCCTCGATCGGCGGCTGACCCGCGTCGACGGCCGACAGCCGTCGGCCGACTAACCGGCGTCGGCGGGGATGGCGTCCGCGGCGACGGTCTCCTTGAGGAAGCCGCGCACCGAGAGGAAGTCGCCGAGGGACGCCCGGTGCTCCTCGCACGCCAGCCACACCTTGCGCCGGTCGGTGGTGTGCAGCTTCGGGTTGTTCCACAGGTGCGCCCAGGTGGCCTCGCGACGGCAGCCCTTGGCGCTGCAGACCAGCTCGGTCACGGTGTCGGTCACCGTGGCCCGATCTGAGGCGGCCCGTCGCCCCGCGGCACCACGGGCCGCGAGCCGCCCGGGGCACGCGGCCGCACCGCGTTGGCCATGACGACGGCGACGTACGGCAGCAGGATCGCCGCGACGGACAGGGTGCCCCACACCCAGGGGGACGCGCCCTTGGTCGCGGTCACCGCGGCGCCCACGAAGCAGACGGTGCGCACGGCCATCGTGAGCAGGTAGCGCTTGATCCGGTGGGCCTGCTCCTCCGCCAGCGACTCGGGGGCGGAGGTCACCGACTGCACGACGGGCTCGTCGTGGTGGGGGCGGCGGGGACGGGGCACCCTTCAACGATAAGCCGGGACGGACGGCGCCACCGATCGGGCCCCGGGCGTTCCGGATGAGGCCTACCGATGGGTAGTCGGTAGGGTCGCAGCCGGGCCCCGCACGGGGCCCGTCGCACGACCGACAGACGGCCGCGAGGCACGGAGGAGATCGATGGCTGGGCGCAACATCCTCGTCACCGGAGGCAACCGCGGCATCGGGCTGGCGATCGCCCGGGCACTGGCTGCGGCCGGTGAGAACGTCGTGGTGACGAACCGTTCCGGCGAGGCGCCGGAGGGCCTGCGCGCGGTCCGGTGCGAGGTCACCGACACCGCCAGCGTCGACGCCGCGTTCACCGAGGCCGAGGAGCTGCTCGGCGGCCCCGTCGAGGTGCTCGTCGCCAACGCCGGCATCACCCGCGACACGCTGCTGATGCGGATGAGCGACGAGGAGTTCGACAGCGTCCTCGACACCAACCTCGCCGGCGCCTTCCGCTGTGCCCGGCGCGCGGTCAAGGGCATGATCCGGGCGCGCAGGGGGCGGATCATCTTCATCTCCAGCGTCGTCGGCCTCTACGGCTCGCCGGGTCAGGCCAACTACGCCGCCAGCAAGTCCGGCCTCGTCGGGCTGGCCCGCTCCATCTCGCGCGAGCTCGGCGGCCGCGGCATCACCGCCAACGTCGTCGCCCCCGGCTTCATCGAGACCGACATGACCGCGGCCCTGCCGGAGGACCGGCAGAAGGCCTACCTCGCCAGCATCCCGGCCGGCCGGTTCGGCCAGGCCGACGAGGTCGCCGCCGCGGTGCGCTTCCTCGCGGGCGACGACGCGGCATACATCACCGGCGCCGTCATCCCGGTCGACGGCGGCCTCGGCATGGGCCACTGACCCGACCCGTCCCCACCCGACCTGTCCGACCCCCGCTCCCGCTCCCCGCTCCCGAAGGAGAACCCCATGTTGCTCGAGGGCAAGAAGCTGCTGGTCACCGGCGTCCTCATGGACTCCTCGATCGCGTTCCACGTCGCCAAGCTGGCACAGGAGCAGGGGGCCGAGGTGGTCCTGACGTCGTTCGGGCGCACCTTCAAGATCACCCAGACCATCGCCAAGCGCCTGC
This genomic interval from Phycicoccus sp. M110.8 contains the following:
- a CDS encoding DMT family transporter — protein: MTTPDRTRTLSLLTVPVVLVLWASAFVAIRHLGPSVSPGALSLGRLLVASVVLGAMMLTRPRTWPSRRDLPLLVTCGVLWFGVYNITLNAAERRIDAGTAAMLVQIGPIVVALLAAVFLGEQLTRWLVAGAVVGFAGVVVIGLAKSGHGAGDLGGVLLAVVAALTYGAGVVTQKPLLSRLPGLEVTFLACVIGAVVCLPFTPDLVDTVRHGSATTLLLVAYLGVFPTAVAFLLWAFALSRTNAGTLALTTFLVPVIATGLGWLFLDELPPAGAYVGGALCIVGVVLTRRRPRPARRTVDRTASEPDMVPSGS
- a CDS encoding SURF1 family protein; translated protein: MFRTLTSRRWLGALAVAAVFAVAAFFLGRWQWHRYEAKSARADRIHSHYGATPRPVGQVLGASPMPLASDWTRVTMTGTYAADSQLLVRNRPHDSVYGYEVVVPFRADGAGTVLLDRGWVANGRTAETPPDVPPVPTGRLTVTGWVRQGEPSLGRQMQPGQLASINLREASAAVGTPLLGGYVIVQGEKAADGRTPPRPAPLEAPDTDLGPHQAYAFQWWLAMVAGFVLVWFGARREHLESLEPVGPVTGTGDGGAPGDGGAGDGGAGADGGRQAEPVGARAGRTGRPAKPKKVRIWDEEDG
- the moaA gene encoding GTP 3',8-cyclase MoaA — translated: MVRDSARPPDDLRGLPDRHGRVARDLRVSVTDRCNLRCRYCMPAEGLPWLAKPEMLTDDELVRLVGIFVGLGVRQVRLTGGEPLLRRSLVDVVRRIADLDPRPSIAMTTNGVGLDRLAQPLADAGLDRINVSLDTVDPREFADLTRRDRLHDVEAGLKAAAAAGLTPVKVNAVAMRGINDHSVAELLQWCLDRGYELRFIEQMPLDAQHGWDASTMISADEVRDRLAERFTLTPLPAADRGSAPAERFLVDGGPETVGIIASVSAPFCAACDRTRLTADGQVRNCLFSQRETDLRGPLREGASDEEIAGLIRGEMWRKAPGHGIGTDAFVQPARPMSSIGG
- a CDS encoding DUF3099 domain-containing protein, with the protein product MPRPRRPHHDEPVVQSVTSAPESLAEEQAHRIKRYLLTMAVRTVCFVGAAVTATKGASPWVWGTLSVAAILLPYVAVVMANAVRPRAPGGSRPVVPRGDGPPQIGPR
- the fabG gene encoding 3-oxoacyl-ACP reductase FabG, whose amino-acid sequence is MAGRNILVTGGNRGIGLAIARALAAAGENVVVTNRSGEAPEGLRAVRCEVTDTASVDAAFTEAEELLGGPVEVLVANAGITRDTLLMRMSDEEFDSVLDTNLAGAFRCARRAVKGMIRARRGRIIFISSVVGLYGSPGQANYAASKSGLVGLARSISRELGGRGITANVVAPGFIETDMTAALPEDRQKAYLASIPAGRFGQADEVAAAVRFLAGDDAAYITGAVIPVDGGLGMGH